A stretch of Hydrogenothermus marinus DNA encodes these proteins:
- a CDS encoding DUF1931 family protein — MAITGVHKIEEIFKKSASLRLDKDKIKEVNDLISQKLYDLLIVAEENAGYNARDVIWLSDVPLTKAMKESMRKFKELEEELELQPILDHLATLPPLKYELEVELEKKLPEIAGTLIYILAMILKEISQDRKVSAEDLEKAKTIYNLTI, encoded by the coding sequence ATGGCAATTACAGGTGTTCATAAAATTGAAGAAATTTTTAAAAAATCAGCTTCTTTAAGATTAGACAAAGATAAAATTAAAGAAGTTAATGATTTAATAAGTCAAAAGTTATATGACTTATTGATAGTAGCTGAGGAAAATGCAGGCTATAATGCTAGAGATGTTATTTGGTTAAGTGATGTTCCTTTAACTAAAGCAATGAAAGAATCTATGAGAAAATTCAAAGAATTAGAAGAAGAATTAGAATTACAGCCAATTTTAGATCATTTAGCTACTTTACCACCTCTAAAATATGAATTAGAAGTAGAATTAGAAAAGAAACTTCCAGAAATAGCTGGAACACTTATTTATATTTTAGCAATGATTTTAAAGGAAATTTCTCAAGATCGTAAAGTTTCTGCTGAAGATTTAGAAAAAGCAAAAACTATTTATAACTTAACTATTTAA
- a CDS encoding proline--tRNA ligase, whose translation MRASRYFIPTLKEAPSEAEAISHIYLVRAGFIRQLAAGLYEYLPLGIRVLKKIENIIRKHMDEAGALEVLLPILTPAELWQETGRWEVYGKELFRVEDRKGRMFALGPTHEETITDLVRKNIRSYKDLPKNFYQIQTKFRDEARPRYGLIRGREFLMKDAYSFDISEEMAIKSYEIMKETYKKIFDELNLDYLMVEADTGAIGGKFSHEFVVKAANGEAHIVYCENCGYAANVEAAKYEFELDKLPPEEEKPLEKVHTPNVSSVEDVAKFLNTDIKKIVKTLIYILSDGTAVAIIIRGDRELNETKLINYFNVLDARLATSEELEKMGIVEGFVGPIGLDIPVYADISVKDLHNFVVGANEKDYHYINVNIPRDFKPTEFVDFSTAKENDPCPKCKSPLKETTGLEVGHIFLLGTKYSKAMKAYFVDKDGKEKPIIMGCYGIGVSRLMAAAVEQNNDENGIIWPDSIAPFKLHILALNTKDKQIVETAEKIYEKAKNIGIEVLYDDRDMSVGAKFKDADLIGIPHRIVVGKGVKKGIVEYQQRKNKNKKEIPIEEIDELLQRLM comes from the coding sequence TTGAGAGCATCAAGATATTTCATTCCTACATTAAAAGAAGCACCATCAGAAGCAGAAGCTATTAGTCATATATATCTTGTTAGAGCTGGTTTTATAAGACAGCTTGCCGCAGGACTTTATGAATATTTACCCCTTGGAATTAGAGTTTTAAAAAAGATTGAAAATATAATAAGAAAACATATGGATGAAGCTGGTGCTTTAGAGGTTTTACTTCCAATATTAACACCAGCAGAACTTTGGCAGGAAACAGGAAGATGGGAAGTTTATGGAAAAGAACTTTTTAGAGTTGAAGATAGAAAAGGTAGAATGTTTGCTCTTGGTCCTACCCATGAGGAAACAATTACTGATTTAGTTAGAAAAAATATCCGTTCTTATAAAGATTTACCAAAAAACTTTTATCAAATTCAAACAAAATTTAGAGATGAAGCTCGTCCAAGATATGGACTTATAAGAGGTAGAGAGTTTTTAATGAAAGATGCATACTCTTTTGATATATCTGAAGAGATGGCAATTAAATCTTATGAGATTATGAAAGAAACTTATAAAAAGATATTTGATGAGTTAAATCTTGATTATTTAATGGTAGAAGCAGATACAGGAGCTATTGGTGGTAAATTTTCTCATGAGTTTGTTGTAAAAGCAGCAAATGGAGAAGCTCATATTGTTTATTGTGAAAATTGTGGATATGCGGCAAATGTTGAGGCAGCAAAATATGAGTTTGAACTTGATAAATTACCTCCTGAAGAAGAAAAGCCGTTAGAAAAAGTACATACTCCTAATGTAAGCTCTGTAGAAGATGTTGCTAAATTTTTAAATACAGATATAAAGAAAATAGTTAAAACTCTTATATATATATTATCTGATGGAACTGCAGTAGCTATAATTATAAGAGGAGATAGAGAACTAAATGAAACAAAGCTTATAAATTATTTCAATGTATTAGATGCAAGACTTGCAACATCTGAAGAACTTGAAAAAATGGGAATAGTGGAAGGATTTGTTGGTCCTATTGGACTAGATATTCCTGTATATGCTGATATATCTGTAAAAGATTTACACAACTTTGTAGTTGGAGCTAATGAAAAAGATTATCATTATATAAATGTTAATATTCCAAGAGATTTCAAACCTACGGAATTTGTTGATTTTTCAACAGCTAAGGAAAATGACCCTTGTCCAAAATGTAAATCTCCTTTAAAAGAAACAACAGGACTTGAAGTAGGGCATATATTTTTACTTGGAACTAAATATTCAAAAGCTATGAAAGCTTATTTTGTTGATAAAGATGGAAAAGAAAAACCGATAATAATGGGGTGTTATGGTATAGGTGTAAGTAGATTAATGGCGGCAGCTGTTGAACAAAACAATGACGAAAATGGAATTATATGGCCAGATAGTATAGCTCCATTTAAACTTCATATACTTGCTTTAAATACTAAAGATAAGCAAATAGTAGAAACTGCAGAAAAAATATATGAAAAAGCTAAAAATATAGGAATAGAAGTTTTATATGATGATAGAGACATGTCAGTTGGAGCCAAATTTAAAGATGCAGATTTAATAGGAATACCACATAGAATTGTAGTAGGAAAAGGAGTTAAAAAAGGAATTGTAGAATATCAACAAAGAAAAAATAAGAATAAAAAAGAGATTCCTATTGAAGAAATTGATGAACTTTTACAGAGGTTAATGTGA
- a CDS encoding GAF domain-containing protein yields the protein MKNVLNFLEVLFSENDIEKLLKNIISYTKEYIKADRGTLYLYNEENNSLESIVIEGENISKIELKIDKNSITGYAFLEDKILNIKDVYDEKNLKKIDKNLKHNEELDKKIGYKIKSILVIPIKKGNKKLGILELIKKEKSFSKKDEEKLNLIAKFIGIALYNSLTIVNILQKQEEKKILIENIAEAIVITDLDMKILEVNSSFMEMLGFRYTFGEIKDRYLPDILSEISKELIQKTENVKKSWIADELLSDLIKIKILPVIIKDFNKEKLKKIIYIFKYPKG from the coding sequence GTGAAAAATGTTCTAAACTTTTTAGAAGTTCTTTTTTCAGAAAATGATATAGAAAAATTACTTAAAAATATTATTTCCTATACTAAAGAGTATATTAAAGCTGACAGGGGTACTCTATATCTTTACAATGAAGAAAATAACTCTTTAGAGTCTATTGTCATAGAGGGAGAAAATATTTCTAAAATAGAGCTAAAGATAGATAAAAATAGTATTACAGGTTATGCTTTTCTTGAAGATAAAATTTTAAATATAAAAGATGTTTATGATGAAAAAAATTTAAAGAAAATTGATAAGAATTTAAAACATAATGAAGAATTAGATAAAAAAATAGGATATAAGATAAAAAGTATATTAGTTATTCCTATAAAAAAAGGAAATAAAAAATTAGGAATTCTTGAACTGATTAAGAAAGAAAAATCTTTTTCTAAAAAAGATGAAGAAAAATTAAATTTAATAGCTAAATTTATAGGAATAGCCCTTTATAATAGCTTAACTATTGTAAATATATTACAAAAGCAAGAAGAAAAAAAAATATTAATAGAAAATATAGCAGAAGCTATAGTTATTACAGACTTAGATATGAAAATATTAGAAGTAAATTCTTCTTTTATGGAAATGTTAGGATTTAGATATACCTTTGGAGAAATAAAAGATAGATATTTACCAGACATTCTTTCTGAAATTTCTAAAGAATTGATACAAAAAACAGAAAATGTTAAAAAAAGTTGGATAGCAGATGAGCTACTATCAGATCTTATAAAAATAAAGATTTTGCCTGTAATTATTAAAGATTTTAATAAAGAAAAACTGAAGAAAATTATATATATCTTTAAATATCCAAAAGGATAA
- a CDS encoding GspE/PulE family protein: MTIRINKRPSEKSFAELIMERLGLSKEEFKQIQDEALKEKKSVLNLLIEKGYLEEDIAKIKAEYFGFKFDKLTNYNPPEFIKDLFTKEFLKNRLVLPLEYENNVLTIAMYEPTDVLTINQIVETFNKYGYEVKEVNIIVSTKSQIEEKIDILYEEERKLEEILDILKKSFKDFETPVETSEEEKISEKSSPIIILAHKIIEEAHFRKASDIHIQPFENKVEVRYRIDGVLHTILELPKYIHEALVSRYKIMSNLKIDEKRLPQDGRINFLKYNPSIDLDLRVSTVPTVYGEDIVMRLLEKKSELLNLDRLGFTEENLIKYKNAIKKPYGMILHTGPTGSGKTTTLYSALKEVDNPGVKIVTVEDPVEYTLGGSIVQTSINLAAGYTFAKALKAFLRHDPDIILVGEIRDLETAKIAVEASLTGHLVFSTLHTNDAVSTVTRLTEMGIESYLLADSLLIIVAQRLAKRICNNCKTKYTPSKKEIIIIENAGFKTEDINYLYKGKGCKVCNFTGYKGRIGIHEVLEISDKLRDMLIENKSTEELRKEAIKEGMKTLRQDAVLKAIQGITTIEEVERITID; the protein is encoded by the coding sequence ATGACAATCAGAATCAATAAAAGGCCAAGTGAGAAAAGCTTTGCAGAACTTATTATGGAAAGGCTTGGTCTTTCAAAAGAAGAGTTTAAACAAATTCAAGATGAAGCATTAAAAGAAAAAAAGAGTGTGCTAAATTTACTGATTGAAAAAGGGTATTTAGAAGAAGATATTGCAAAAATAAAAGCTGAATACTTTGGATTTAAATTTGATAAACTCACAAATTATAATCCTCCAGAATTTATAAAAGATTTATTTACTAAAGAATTTTTAAAAAATAGACTTGTATTACCTTTAGAATATGAGAATAATGTCTTAACTATTGCAATGTATGAACCTACAGATGTTTTGACAATAAATCAGATTGTAGAAACATTTAACAAATATGGTTATGAAGTAAAAGAGGTTAATATTATTGTTTCTACAAAATCTCAGATAGAAGAAAAGATAGATATTCTTTATGAAGAAGAAAGAAAGCTTGAAGAAATTTTGGATATTTTAAAAAAATCTTTTAAAGATTTTGAAACCCCTGTTGAAACATCTGAAGAAGAAAAAATATCAGAAAAAAGTTCTCCAATAATAATTTTAGCTCATAAAATTATAGAAGAAGCACATTTTAGAAAAGCAAGTGATATACATATTCAACCTTTTGAGAATAAAGTTGAAGTAAGATATAGAATAGATGGAGTTTTACATACTATACTTGAACTTCCTAAATATATTCATGAAGCTTTAGTTTCAAGATATAAAATAATGTCAAATCTAAAAATAGATGAGAAAAGATTACCTCAAGATGGAAGAATAAATTTTTTAAAATATAATCCATCTATTGACTTAGATTTAAGAGTTTCAACAGTTCCAACTGTATATGGTGAAGATATTGTGATGAGACTTCTTGAAAAAAAATCAGAGCTTTTAAATCTTGATAGACTTGGATTTACAGAAGAAAATTTAATAAAGTATAAAAATGCTATAAAAAAGCCTTATGGAATGATTTTACATACAGGGCCTACAGGCTCAGGAAAAACAACAACTCTTTATTCAGCACTGAAAGAAGTAGATAATCCTGGAGTAAAAATTGTTACTGTTGAAGATCCTGTTGAATATACCCTTGGTGGAAGTATTGTTCAAACCAGTATTAATTTAGCAGCAGGATATACATTTGCAAAAGCTTTAAAAGCATTTTTAAGACATGATCCAGATATAATACTTGTTGGAGAGATTAGAGATCTTGAAACAGCAAAAATAGCTGTAGAAGCATCTTTAACTGGGCATCTTGTTTTTTCTACACTTCATACAAATGATGCTGTTAGTACTGTAACTAGATTAACTGAAATGGGAATAGAAAGCTACCTTTTAGCAGACTCTCTTTTGATTATAGTTGCTCAAAGACTTGCAAAGAGAATATGTAATAACTGTAAAACAAAATATACCCCTTCTAAAAAAGAAATAATAATAATTGAAAATGCTGGATTTAAAACTGAAGATATAAATTACCTTTATAAAGGCAAAGGTTGTAAAGTTTGTAATTTTACAGGATATAAAGGTAGAATTGGGATTCATGAGGTATTAGAAATTTCAGATAAATTAAGAGATATGCTAATTGAAAATAAATCTACAGAAGAATTAAGAAAAGAAGCTATAAAAGAAGGAATGAAAACACTTCGCCAAGACGCTGTATTAAAAGCTATACAAGGTATCACAACTATAGAAGAAGTTGAAAGAATAACTATTGATTAG
- a CDS encoding tetratricopeptide repeat protein: MRFLFLILLIINFAIANPKEKVDEMLLKAWQYYEEGNYYMMLEQSKKTLNYALKHNVPKGIAEGYYYIGIAYFQMGDLDKAIKYANKAIEYSKDKSNYRWKAYAKNLLAEIMIRLKKYDEALKQYNDILKLSIENDNKRMIAVTYLDIGNVYFHKKNLKKALENFKKAYEHMQRIKIRPYYLALVNYNLGIVHYKLNNFQNVIPYLEKSLNIYQKINDEKSTVETAYFLADSFYEIGDKEKALNTLESYKNLAKKVLLYRKFKKLEKKIKSS; encoded by the coding sequence ATGAGATTTTTATTTTTAATATTGTTAATCATAAATTTTGCTATAGCAAATCCAAAAGAAAAAGTTGATGAGATGCTTTTAAAAGCATGGCAGTATTATGAAGAAGGTAATTATTATATGATGTTAGAACAATCTAAAAAAACATTAAATTATGCTTTAAAACATAATGTTCCTAAAGGTATAGCAGAAGGTTATTATTACATAGGAATAGCATATTTCCAGATGGGAGATTTAGATAAAGCAATAAAATATGCAAATAAAGCTATAGAGTATTCAAAAGATAAATCAAATTACAGATGGAAGGCTTATGCAAAAAATCTTCTTGCTGAAATTATGATTCGTCTAAAAAAATATGATGAAGCTTTAAAACAGTACAATGATATTTTAAAATTATCAATAGAAAATGATAATAAAAGAATGATAGCCGTTACTTATTTAGATATAGGAAATGTCTATTTTCATAAAAAAAATCTAAAAAAAGCATTAGAAAATTTTAAAAAAGCTTATGAACATATGCAAAGGATAAAAATAAGACCGTATTATTTGGCATTAGTCAATTATAATCTGGGTATAGTTCATTATAAATTAAATAACTTTCAAAATGTTATTCCTTATTTAGAAAAATCATTAAATATCTATCAAAAAATTAATGATGAAAAATCTACTGTTGAAACTGCTTACTTTTTAGCAGATTCTTTTTATGAAATAGGAGATAAAGAGAAAGCTTTAAATACATTAGAAAGCTATAAAAATTTAGCAAAAAAGGTACTTTTATATAGAAAATTTAAAAAATTAGAGAAAAAAATAAAAAGTAGCTAA
- the ileS gene encoding isoleucine--tRNA ligase: MDWKDTLNLPTTEFPMRGNLPNREPEFLSLWDKLNIYQKLREERKNADKYILHDGPPYANGHIHIGHALNKILKDILVKYESMQGKDAPFVPGWDCHGLPIEQQVEKELKKQKKRKEDIPKTEFRKLCREYASKFVEIQKEEFKRLGIIANWEKPYLTMRPSYQAQEIRELGRVFNKGIAYRGKKPVYWCIYDKTAEAEAEVEYAEKKDPSIYVAFKLVENPFDIEKAVYAVIWTTTPWTLPANLGIMVNPEFDYVFFDIGDKVYIVAKELLESFKEKTGLEGNVIKEKKGKDLEFLEYEHPFIDRVSKIYLSEFVELGTGTGLVHMAPGHGQEDYIIGQRYGVEAFAPVDDEGRFTKQAPEWLYGLRVFDANEKIIEKLKEVGALLHVEYIKHSYPHCWRCKNPVIFRATPQWFIAIDAVLEGGDTLRGKALKEIERVNWIPSWGENRIKSMVENRPDWCISRQRVWGVPIAVFYCKECDAIADDPEIFEHIANLVENNEFGADIWFEKDVKELLPEGYKCKKCGSTEFKKEEDILDVWFDSGVSHASVLKTGFWEELRWPADMYLEGSDQHRGWFQSSLLESIASYNRAPYDNVLTHGFTLDEKGRKMSKSLNNVIPPEKIIKQYGADILRLWVVTEDYTEDIKIGNNLIKRVADDYKKLRNTFRYFLGNLYDFNPSTDKVKYEDLLEIDKWILSKLQKLIDLSHQYYGQYTFYKIYHTVKQFVIVDLSAIYLDILKDRLYVYAPNSIERRSAQTVLWELLNALVKILAPIISFTAEEIWQHVRKFAPEVKESVHLEIMPKPNEEYIDENLEEIYLKLLKVREDVLKALEDARQKDVIRHPYEAKVIIKLPEEYKNLIEKRLDWIKFFFTVSQTELSEEPKGDIVIEGEVATVAVQQAEGEKCPRCWIYDTSVGKNGIPVCERCYLQLQKMNIDISQIKEEN, translated from the coding sequence TTGGACTGGAAAGACACCCTTAATTTACCTACGACTGAATTTCCTATGAGAGGTAATTTACCAAATAGAGAACCTGAATTTTTATCATTATGGGATAAGTTAAATATTTATCAAAAACTTAGAGAAGAAAGAAAAAATGCAGATAAATATATATTACATGATGGACCTCCTTATGCAAATGGACATATACATATAGGACATGCATTAAATAAAATTTTAAAAGACATTCTTGTTAAATATGAAAGTATGCAAGGTAAAGATGCTCCATTTGTTCCTGGTTGGGATTGTCATGGTCTTCCAATAGAACAACAAGTTGAAAAAGAGTTAAAAAAACAGAAAAAAAGAAAAGAAGATATTCCAAAAACAGAGTTTAGAAAATTATGCAGAGAGTATGCATCAAAATTTGTAGAAATTCAAAAAGAAGAATTTAAAAGACTTGGAATTATTGCAAATTGGGAAAAACCATATCTTACAATGAGGCCTTCTTATCAAGCTCAAGAAATTAGAGAACTTGGAAGGGTATTTAATAAAGGTATTGCTTATAGAGGTAAAAAGCCTGTTTACTGGTGTATTTATGATAAAACTGCAGAAGCAGAAGCAGAAGTAGAATATGCAGAAAAAAAAGATCCATCAATCTATGTTGCTTTTAAGCTTGTAGAAAATCCTTTTGATATAGAAAAAGCTGTCTATGCTGTAATATGGACAACTACTCCATGGACTTTACCTGCAAACCTTGGAATTATGGTAAATCCTGAATTTGATTATGTATTTTTTGATATAGGTGATAAAGTTTATATTGTTGCAAAAGAACTTCTTGAAAGTTTTAAAGAAAAAACAGGATTAGAGGGAAATGTAATAAAAGAAAAAAAAGGAAAAGATTTAGAATTTTTAGAGTATGAACATCCATTTATTGATAGAGTTTCTAAAATATATCTTTCTGAATTTGTAGAACTTGGTACAGGTACAGGTCTTGTTCATATGGCTCCAGGACATGGTCAAGAAGACTATATTATTGGACAAAGATATGGAGTAGAAGCTTTTGCTCCTGTAGATGATGAGGGAAGATTTACTAAACAAGCTCCTGAATGGCTTTATGGATTAAGAGTTTTTGATGCAAATGAGAAGATAATAGAAAAACTTAAAGAAGTTGGTGCTTTACTTCATGTTGAATATATAAAACACTCATATCCTCATTGTTGGAGATGTAAAAATCCAGTGATATTTAGAGCAACTCCTCAATGGTTTATAGCAATAGATGCAGTTTTAGAAGGAGGAGATACTTTAAGAGGAAAAGCTTTAAAAGAGATAGAAAGAGTAAACTGGATACCTTCTTGGGGAGAAAATAGAATAAAATCAATGGTAGAAAATAGGCCTGATTGGTGTATATCTAGACAAAGAGTTTGGGGTGTACCAATTGCTGTCTTTTATTGTAAAGAATGTGATGCAATAGCTGATGATCCAGAAATTTTTGAGCATATAGCAAACTTAGTAGAAAATAATGAGTTTGGTGCTGATATATGGTTTGAAAAGGATGTAAAAGAGCTTTTACCTGAAGGATATAAATGTAAAAAATGTGGAAGTACAGAATTTAAAAAAGAAGAAGATATATTAGATGTTTGGTTTGATTCAGGAGTTTCTCATGCATCTGTTTTAAAAACAGGTTTTTGGGAAGAGTTAAGATGGCCTGCTGATATGTATTTAGAAGGTTCTGATCAACATAGAGGATGGTTCCAGTCCTCTCTATTAGAAAGTATAGCTTCTTACAATCGGGCTCCTTATGATAATGTTCTTACTCATGGATTTACCCTTGATGAGAAAGGAAGAAAAATGTCTAAATCCTTAAACAATGTAATTCCTCCTGAAAAGATAATAAAACAATATGGAGCAGATATATTAAGGTTATGGGTGGTTACTGAAGATTATACTGAAGATATAAAAATAGGGAATAATTTAATAAAAAGAGTTGCAGATGATTATAAAAAATTAAGAAATACATTTAGATATTTCTTAGGAAATTTATATGATTTTAATCCTTCTACCGATAAAGTTAAATATGAAGATTTATTAGAAATAGATAAATGGATATTATCAAAACTTCAAAAATTAATAGATTTATCCCATCAATATTATGGACAGTATACTTTTTATAAGATTTATCATACAGTAAAGCAGTTTGTAATTGTTGATTTATCAGCAATATATTTAGATATACTAAAAGATAGACTTTATGTTTATGCACCAAACTCTATAGAAAGAAGATCAGCTCAAACAGTTTTATGGGAGCTTTTAAATGCTCTTGTAAAAATACTTGCCCCAATTATATCCTTTACTGCAGAAGAAATATGGCAACATGTAAGAAAATTTGCTCCAGAAGTAAAAGAAAGTGTCCATCTTGAAATTATGCCAAAACCAAATGAGGAATATATAGATGAAAACTTAGAAGAGATTTACTTAAAATTATTAAAAGTAAGAGAGGATGTTTTAAAAGCTTTAGAAGATGCAAGACAAAAAGATGTAATAAGACATCCTTATGAAGCTAAAGTAATTATAAAACTTCCTGAAGAATATAAAAATCTAATTGAAAAAAGATTAGACTGGATAAAATTCTTTTTTACTGTTTCTCAAACAGAGTTATCAGAGGAACCTAAAGGAGATATAGTAATAGAAGGAGAAGTAGCTACAGTAGCTGTTCAGCAAGCAGAAGGAGAAAAATGCCCAAGATGTTGGATATATGATACTTCTGTTGGTAAAAATGGAATACCTGTTTGTGAAAGATGCTACTTACAACTTCAAAAAATGAACATTGATATTTCCCAAATAAAAGAAGAAAATTAA
- a CDS encoding ABC transporter permease has protein sequence MFLYILKRILQMIPLLIGITFLSFIIIQLAPGDYLDKLRMNPQISQETLEKLKQAYGLDQPLIVQYFKWLLNALKFDLGYSFSYHVPVIEIIKERVGNTLFLSITSAILAWSLAIPLGIIAAVKPNTIIDRFIQLFSFTFMSIPNFFLAFLMLFLAVKTGILPTGGATSPDYDQMSIWGKILDRLWHVSLPAFVLAIGSLAGLVRLVRSTMLESLQSEYVMFARAKGLPEKQVILKHALKNSLNPFITLLGFEIASLLSGAALVEIIVNWPGMGMLMLDAVLSQDLYLVMGGLYIGAIMLIIGNLIADILLAKIDPRIRQREVEGVLK, from the coding sequence ATGTTTTTATATATATTAAAAAGAATTTTACAGATGATTCCTCTTTTAATAGGAATTACTTTTTTATCTTTTATTATCATACAACTTGCACCTGGTGATTATTTAGATAAACTTAGAATGAACCCTCAAATATCACAAGAAACATTAGAAAAATTAAAACAAGCTTATGGATTAGATCAACCTTTAATTGTTCAGTATTTTAAATGGCTTTTAAATGCTTTAAAATTTGATTTAGGATATTCTTTCAGCTATCATGTTCCTGTAATAGAAATAATTAAGGAAAGGGTAGGTAATACTCTTTTTTTATCAATAACCTCTGCAATTTTAGCTTGGAGTTTAGCTATTCCTCTTGGAATAATTGCTGCAGTTAAACCAAATACTATTATTGATAGATTTATACAACTTTTCTCATTTACATTTATGTCAATACCAAATTTCTTTTTAGCGTTTTTAATGTTATTTTTAGCTGTAAAAACAGGAATACTTCCTACAGGGGGAGCTACAAGCCCTGATTATGATCAGATGTCTATATGGGGAAAAATATTAGATAGATTATGGCATGTGTCTCTTCCTGCTTTTGTTCTTGCAATAGGTTCTTTAGCCGGTCTTGTAAGGCTTGTAAGAAGTACTATGCTTGAAAGTCTTCAGTCTGAGTATGTAATGTTTGCAAGGGCAAAAGGTCTTCCTGAAAAACAGGTAATTTTAAAGCATGCTTTAAAAAATTCTTTAAATCCATTTATTACCCTACTTGGTTTTGAGATAGCAAGTTTATTATCTGGGGCTGCATTAGTAGAAATTATAGTAAACTGGCCAGGAATGGGTATGTTAATGCTTGATGCAGTACTATCTCAAGATTTATATCTTGTAATGGGAGGCCTTTATATAGGGGCTATTATGCTCATTATAGGAAACCTAATAGCTGATATACTACTTGCAAAAATAGATCCAAGAATAAGACAAAGGGAAGTAGAAGGCGTTTTAAAGTAA
- a CDS encoding citryl-CoA lyase, whose translation MSEKMWKTRISTHIDKKAYVRGYELEELIGNLTFTEAIYLVLKGELPTEKEKKMLDIIFVSIIEHSIAPPSVLAARSVISGGNSLHVGVGAGVLAFGEAHGGALEDAMKFFQENVNKNPEEVVKEYLTNKKRIAGFGHKFFKDFDPRTKKILEYAKKLDFYGKYVKFAIKVEKAIEKIKGKKLVMNVDGAIASVVSEMGFDWRLGKGFFIIGRIPGLVAHAYEELVYEKPFSKRLNEDEEVEYLGVKPRKLPDEYKNR comes from the coding sequence ATGAGTGAAAAAATGTGGAAAACAAGAATAAGTACCCATATTGATAAAAAAGCTTATGTTAGAGGATATGAGCTTGAAGAACTTATTGGAAATTTAACATTTACAGAAGCTATATATTTAGTTTTAAAAGGTGAACTTCCTACAGAAAAAGAAAAAAAGATGCTTGATATAATATTTGTCTCTATAATTGAACATTCTATAGCACCACCTTCAGTTCTTGCTGCAAGATCAGTAATAAGTGGTGGAAACTCTTTACATGTTGGTGTTGGAGCAGGAGTTCTTGCTTTTGGTGAAGCTCATGGAGGAGCTTTAGAAGATGCAATGAAATTTTTCCAAGAAAATGTAAATAAAAATCCTGAAGAAGTTGTTAAAGAATATCTTACAAATAAAAAAAGAATTGCAGGTTTTGGGCATAAATTTTTTAAAGATTTTGATCCAAGAACTAAAAAAATTTTAGAATATGCAAAAAAACTTGATTTTTATGGAAAATATGTCAAATTTGCTATAAAAGTTGAAAAAGCTATTGAAAAAATAAAAGGTAAAAAATTAGTTATGAATGTAGATGGAGCTATAGCATCAGTAGTTTCTGAAATGGGATTTGATTGGAGACTTGGTAAAGGATTTTTTATTATAGGAAGAATTCCGGGACTTGTAGCCCATGCTTATGAAGAACTTGTTTATGAAAAACCCTTTTCTAAAAGATTAAATGAAGATGAAGAGGTTGAATACTTAGGAGTTAAACCAAGAAAATTACCTGATGAATATAAAAATAGATAA